A single window of Pseudanabaena sp. BC1403 DNA harbors:
- a CDS encoding DUF433 domain-containing protein: MSVTNESLLSRITFDHNILGGKPIIRGMRISVAMILELLSKGSAMQEILEDYPDLEIADIYAALLYAYRLVANEEIIERTVAS, from the coding sequence ATGTCAGTTACTAATGAATCACTGTTATCAAGAATTACTTTCGATCACAATATTTTAGGTGGCAAGCCAATAATTCGCGGGATGAGAATTTCTGTGGCGATGATTTTAGAGCTTTTGTCTAAGGGATCTGCGATGCAAGAAATCTTGGAGGATTATCCAGATTTAGAAATAGCTGATATTTATGCGGCGTTACTCTATGCTTATCGGCTAGTAGCTAATGAGGAGATTATTGAAAGGACGGTTGCATCATAA
- the lepB gene encoding signal peptidase I yields MSTEIKLDPQVPIKPWWQQHGETIRIFVIALAIALFLRTFIVEPRFIPSGSMEPTLQVGDRILVDKISQHWQEPQRSDILIFYPPKSPAIEDNTKAYIKRLIGIEGDRIAVRGGKVYRNDEPLDEPYIAEAPKYMMRPVTVPKGHYWMMGDNRNHSNDSHIWGFLPKENVIGKATIRFFPFGDRLGAITTSK; encoded by the coding sequence ATGTCCACAGAAATTAAGCTCGATCCGCAAGTTCCCATTAAACCTTGGTGGCAACAACATGGCGAAACCATTCGGATTTTTGTCATTGCCCTTGCGATCGCCTTATTTTTGCGGACTTTTATTGTCGAGCCGCGCTTCATTCCTTCTGGCTCAATGGAGCCAACTTTGCAAGTAGGCGATCGCATCTTAGTCGATAAAATATCCCAACATTGGCAAGAACCTCAACGCAGCGATATTTTGATTTTCTATCCGCCTAAGTCTCCTGCGATTGAGGACAATACTAAAGCCTATATCAAACGTTTGATTGGCATCGAAGGCGATCGCATTGCGGTACGTGGTGGCAAAGTCTATCGTAATGATGAACCTCTCGATGAGCCATATATTGCGGAAGCACCCAAATATATGATGCGTCCTGTGACTGTGCCCAAAGGTCATTATTGGATGATGGGTGACAATCGCAATCACAGTAATGATTCGCATATTTGGGGATTTCTACCCAAGGAAAATGTGATCGGTAAAGCGACTATTAGGTTTTTTCCTTTTGGCGATCGTTTAGGCGCAATTACCACAAGTAAATAA
- the lepB gene encoding signal peptidase I, translating into MSSDNSSDRTDDSPVNPPTDPKQAPPVPKQENSVKNFLLDNLPTVTVAILLAVGVRVFVAEPRYIPSSSMEPTLLIDDRLIIDKLSIRWRKPERGEIIVFNPPINPIVPDASKVYIKRVIGVPGDRISIHDGKVFINDAPLNEPYIAAPPNYTLPTQDDALCPKCFRPDNVQSGKDHPFFTVPNGKYWVMGDNRNNSLDSHAWGFMPEENLVGRAMFRYWPLDNRAGNLNVPKY; encoded by the coding sequence ATGTCATCTGATAATTCTAGCGATCGCACTGATGATTCACCAGTTAATCCTCCAACCGATCCTAAGCAAGCACCTCCTGTTCCAAAACAAGAAAATTCAGTCAAAAATTTCTTGCTCGATAATTTACCCACTGTCACAGTGGCAATTTTGTTGGCCGTTGGGGTGCGGGTATTTGTTGCAGAGCCGCGTTATATTCCCTCAAGCTCGATGGAGCCAACTTTATTAATTGATGATCGCCTAATTATTGATAAGCTTTCGATCCGTTGGCGCAAACCTGAGCGCGGCGAAATTATCGTATTTAATCCACCGATTAATCCTATTGTCCCTGATGCTTCTAAGGTATATATCAAACGAGTGATTGGTGTGCCAGGCGATCGCATCAGTATTCATGATGGCAAAGTCTTTATAAATGATGCGCCGCTAAATGAGCCATACATTGCTGCACCGCCAAACTACACTTTGCCAACTCAAGACGATGCTCTCTGCCCCAAATGCTTCCGTCCTGATAATGTCCAATCTGGTAAAGATCATCCATTTTTCACTGTGCCAAATGGAAAATATTGGGTGATGGGCGATAATCGCAATAACAGTTTGGATTCCCATGCATGGGGATTTATGCCCGAAGAGAATCTAGTTGGTCGAGCGATGTTTCGCTACTGGCCACTTGACAATCGCGCTGGTAATTTAAACGTTCCTAAATATTAG